In Agarivorans gilvus, one genomic interval encodes:
- the ptsP gene encoding phosphoenolpyruvate--protein phosphotransferase yields the protein MLGELRAIVEQVSNADSLDGALAILVQKIRHTMKTDCCSVYVTDPQQQLLVLRATDGLAQEAVGKACMPLGEGMVGQVAVREEPINLADARSNPHFKYLPETAEEGFLSFLGTPITHHRKVLGVLVVQQSQARSYDQSEESFLVTLAAHLAGVLANTDFQTVLSEPNQRKRLKAIKAGSSSSGIAIAKAWINRSSGELEQQQIIETDNIEHQLERFNVALEITREEFHSLAIKLSEQLPKDVASIFDLYQHMLADASLAGDIRNKIKQGYQVEGALRMVVEHYVQQFSEMSDPYLKERAVDVKDVGLRLLHALLLGPSAEMFPTEPVIVVAEEVTATMFAQIPRQFLAGVISQRGAANSHAAILARAMGIPALMGLSFDINKLRGCELILDGYSAELFVEPDKIVRDEYLALLAQESELNTLVQQDLDKPAMSLDGLEVEMLINAGLSADSDIAINAGADGVGLYRTEVPFLMQDRFPSEDEQFMRYRDILNSYRDKNVCMRTLDVGGDKQLPYFPIVEENPFLGWRGIRLTLDHPEIFLVQARAMYRAAIECGNLSIMLPMISCLNEVDEASRLLEQAWVEVLDELGIDEEPERPKHGVMLEVPSVLFVLPELAQRVDFWSVGSNDLTQYLLAVDRNNTRVAGLFNTFHPAVVRALKQIIEQANQHAIPVSFCGELAGDPVGALLVLALGYRRLSMSSFNLAKIKYIIRHVDVAELSALGEQILQSQSGSAIYSLLFRYLEQRDLSQLVRVSKH from the coding sequence GTGTTAGGAGAGTTACGTGCCATTGTTGAACAGGTAAGTAATGCGGATTCTCTTGACGGCGCATTGGCGATACTGGTGCAAAAAATTCGCCATACCATGAAAACTGACTGTTGCTCGGTTTATGTTACCGACCCCCAGCAACAACTGTTGGTACTGCGGGCAACAGATGGTTTGGCTCAAGAAGCTGTTGGTAAGGCTTGCATGCCCTTAGGAGAGGGCATGGTGGGTCAGGTGGCGGTGCGAGAAGAGCCGATTAACCTAGCCGATGCTAGAAGTAACCCCCATTTTAAATACCTTCCAGAAACCGCAGAAGAAGGCTTTCTCTCTTTTTTAGGTACCCCCATAACCCACCATCGCAAGGTGCTGGGTGTATTGGTCGTTCAACAATCGCAAGCGCGTAGTTACGATCAAAGTGAAGAATCTTTTTTGGTCACACTCGCGGCTCATTTGGCCGGGGTTTTAGCCAATACTGATTTTCAGACAGTGCTTAGTGAGCCCAATCAACGCAAACGACTTAAAGCCATTAAGGCGGGCTCTAGCTCCAGTGGTATCGCTATTGCTAAGGCTTGGATTAACCGCTCCAGCGGCGAGCTAGAGCAACAGCAAATTATTGAAACCGATAATATAGAGCACCAATTAGAGCGCTTTAATGTTGCTTTAGAAATCACTCGTGAAGAATTTCATAGCCTAGCGATTAAGTTGTCGGAACAGCTGCCTAAAGATGTGGCGTCTATTTTCGACCTATATCAACACATGTTGGCCGATGCCAGTTTAGCGGGCGATATTCGTAATAAAATCAAACAGGGTTATCAGGTTGAAGGGGCCTTGCGCATGGTGGTTGAGCACTATGTGCAACAATTCTCCGAGATGAGTGACCCTTATCTTAAAGAGCGTGCGGTAGATGTTAAAGACGTAGGCTTACGTTTGCTACATGCTTTGTTATTGGGCCCTAGCGCGGAGATGTTTCCTACTGAGCCGGTGATTGTGGTCGCGGAAGAAGTTACGGCGACCATGTTTGCGCAGATCCCTCGTCAATTCTTAGCAGGGGTTATCTCACAGCGGGGCGCTGCTAATTCTCATGCTGCTATTTTAGCTAGAGCAATGGGGATCCCTGCGCTGATGGGCTTGAGTTTCGACATCAATAAACTGCGTGGCTGCGAGCTTATTTTGGATGGTTATTCAGCCGAGTTATTTGTTGAGCCTGACAAGATTGTTCGAGATGAATACCTCGCCTTATTGGCTCAAGAAAGTGAGTTAAATACGCTGGTTCAGCAAGATTTAGATAAACCCGCAATGAGTCTTGATGGCCTAGAAGTTGAGATGCTGATAAACGCCGGTTTGAGTGCCGATAGTGATATTGCGATTAACGCTGGCGCCGATGGTGTAGGTTTGTATCGAACCGAAGTGCCTTTTTTGATGCAGGACCGTTTCCCTTCAGAAGACGAACAGTTTATGCGTTATCGCGATATCTTAAACAGTTACCGCGACAAAAACGTATGCATGCGCACGCTGGATGTGGGTGGTGATAAACAGTTACCTTATTTTCCTATTGTGGAAGAAAATCCCTTTCTTGGTTGGCGAGGCATTCGTTTAACGCTCGATCACCCTGAAATCTTTTTGGTTCAAGCGCGGGCTATGTATCGAGCTGCCATTGAATGTGGCAACTTATCGATTATGTTGCCAATGATCAGTTGTTTAAATGAAGTGGATGAAGCTTCGCGTTTACTAGAGCAAGCTTGGGTTGAGGTGCTTGACGAACTGGGAATTGACGAAGAACCAGAACGGCCGAAACACGGGGTGATGTTGGAAGTGCCTTCGGTGCTATTTGTGCTACCCGAGTTGGCCCAGCGGGTAGACTTTTGGTCGGTGGGGAGTAACGATTTAACCCAATACTTATTGGCGGTGGACCGAAACAATACCCGAGTCGCAGGCTTATTTAATACCTTTCATCCGGCGGTGGTACGAGCACTTAAACAAATTATTGAGCAGGCTAATCAGCATGCTATACCAGTTAGCTTCTGTGGTGAGCTAGCGGGCGATCCGGTGGGGGCTTTATTGGTATTAGCGCTGGGTTATCGCCGTTTGAGCATGTCTAGTTTCAACTTGGCTAAAATTAAATACATTATTCGTCATGTTGATGTGGCTGAGTTGAGCGCGTTGGGTGAACAAATTCTGCAAAGCCAAAGCGGGTCGGCAATTTATAGTTTGCTATTTCGTTATCTGGAACAGCGCGACTTATCGCAGTTAGTGCGAGTGAGTAAACATTGA
- the rpsP gene encoding 30S ribosomal protein S16 — protein sequence MVTIRLQRGGAKKRPFYQVVVTDSRNSRDGRFIEKLGFFNPIARGQEERVRLEHDRIEHWVGQGAAVSNRVAKLIKDSKAA from the coding sequence ATGGTTACCATTCGTTTGCAACGTGGCGGCGCTAAAAAGCGTCCATTCTATCAAGTAGTTGTTACTGATAGCCGTAATTCACGTGACGGTCGCTTCATTGAAAAATTAGGTTTTTTCAATCCGATCGCACGAGGTCAAGAAGAGCGTGTACGCTTAGAGCATGACCGCATTGAACACTGGGTTGGTCAAGGCGCAGCGGTTTCTAACCGTGTAGCTAAGCTAATCAAAGATTCAAAAGCAGCTTAA
- a CDS encoding FmdB family zinc ribbon protein, which translates to MPVYDYKCAEHGLFYKLTEMKDSAKPAACPECQSLSARVIVLPPSVLDVAAETKQAIERNEKAQHEPQHSTVETRAENAEKVKKGCGCTHHKRGGSKLFYTANGEKMFPSMRPWMISH; encoded by the coding sequence ATGCCAGTTTACGATTATAAATGTGCCGAACACGGTTTGTTTTATAAACTCACCGAGATGAAAGACAGTGCCAAACCGGCTGCCTGCCCTGAGTGTCAAAGCTTGTCTGCCAGAGTGATTGTGCTACCGCCATCGGTATTGGATGTCGCAGCAGAAACCAAGCAAGCGATTGAGCGTAACGAGAAGGCCCAGCATGAGCCGCAGCATTCCACCGTGGAGACTCGCGCTGAAAATGCCGAAAAAGTTAAAAAAGGCTGTGGTTGCACCCATCATAAACGTGGCGGCTCCAAGCTGTTTTATACTGCTAATGGCGAAAAAATGTTTCCATCTATGCGACCGTGGATGATTAGCCACTAA
- the yjjG gene encoding pyrimidine 5'-nucleotidase, translating into MKYQWILFDADETLFHFDAFAGLQLMFSRFNQQFERQHYQDYQNTNLALWDAYQAGQINAQQLQEQRFTHWANKLAVPAQHLNQAFLEAMADICKLLPGAKDLLDSLKDKVKLGIITNGFTALQQIRLERTGLSGYFQTLVISEQVGVAKPAKAIFEHAFEQMQQPNRQQVLMVGDNPHSDIQGGINAGIDTCWLNREQQPLPQGIQPKHQVASLQELQHWLHQPH; encoded by the coding sequence ATGAAGTACCAATGGATATTATTTGACGCCGACGAAACCCTGTTCCATTTCGATGCTTTTGCTGGACTGCAGTTGATGTTTTCGCGCTTTAATCAACAATTTGAACGCCAGCACTACCAAGACTACCAAAACACCAACTTAGCCTTATGGGACGCCTACCAAGCGGGGCAAATTAACGCTCAGCAACTTCAGGAGCAACGCTTTACCCATTGGGCTAACAAATTAGCCGTACCTGCTCAGCATTTGAATCAGGCGTTTTTAGAGGCCATGGCCGACATCTGTAAGTTGCTTCCCGGTGCTAAAGACTTACTCGACAGCCTTAAAGATAAGGTGAAGCTAGGCATTATTACTAATGGCTTCACCGCATTGCAGCAAATACGTCTAGAGCGCACCGGCCTAAGCGGTTACTTTCAAACCTTGGTGATTTCCGAACAAGTGGGTGTGGCGAAACCAGCTAAAGCGATATTTGAACATGCCTTCGAGCAAATGCAACAGCCTAATCGCCAGCAGGTATTAATGGTGGGAGACAACCCTCATTCAGATATTCAAGGTGGGATTAATGCGGGTATCGATACTTGTTGGTTGAACCGCGAACAACAGCCGCTGCCTCAGGGCATTCAACCTAAACATCAGGTGGCGTCGTTACAAGAGTTACAACACTGGCTGCATCAGCCGCACTAA
- the trmD gene encoding tRNA (guanosine(37)-N1)-methyltransferase TrmD: MAEQTPRLWVGIVSLFPEMFSAISEYGVTGRAVKRGLIQIECWNPRDFTHDKHRTVDDRPYGGGPGMLMMVQPLRDAIHAAKRAAGDGVKVIYMSPQGRTLKQDGVIELAQQQKLIIVAGRYEGIDERLIQAEVDEEWSIGDYVLSGGELPAMNMIDAVSRLIPGVLGDSASAEQDSFSDGLLDCPHYTRPEVLDGKAVPEVLLSGNHKKIEEWRYKQALGRTYLRRPELLENLALTDKQEKILAEFIQEQTLLDNK, from the coding sequence ATGGCTGAGCAGACACCACGTTTGTGGGTAGGAATAGTTAGTCTATTCCCTGAAATGTTCTCTGCTATAAGCGAGTACGGTGTGACCGGGCGAGCGGTAAAACGTGGCCTGATTCAAATTGAGTGTTGGAATCCTCGTGATTTCACCCACGATAAACATCGTACGGTGGACGACCGACCTTACGGCGGTGGACCTGGCATGTTAATGATGGTGCAACCTTTACGGGATGCGATTCATGCTGCTAAACGGGCTGCTGGTGATGGGGTTAAGGTGATTTACATGTCACCACAAGGGCGTACCTTGAAGCAAGATGGAGTAATAGAGTTAGCTCAACAACAAAAGTTGATTATTGTTGCTGGTCGCTATGAAGGCATTGACGAACGCTTGATTCAAGCCGAAGTTGATGAAGAATGGTCGATTGGTGACTATGTGCTAAGTGGTGGTGAGCTGCCGGCAATGAATATGATAGACGCCGTCTCGCGGTTAATTCCGGGAGTATTGGGGGATAGCGCTTCAGCCGAGCAGGATTCATTCTCTGATGGATTGTTGGATTGTCCACACTATACTCGTCCAGAAGTTTTGGATGGTAAGGCAGTACCCGAGGTATTGCTCAGTGGTAACCATAAAAAAATTGAAGAATGGCGCTATAAACAAGCACTTGGGCGAACCTATTTGAGGCGACCGGAGTTATTGGAGAATCTAGCTCTGACTGACAAGCAAGAAAAAATTCTTGCTGAGTTCATTCAAGAGCAAACGCTCTTGGATAATAAATAA
- the rplS gene encoding 50S ribosomal protein L19: protein MSNIIKQLEEEQMKQDVPAFAPGDTVVVQVRVKEGNRERLQAFEGVVIAKRNRGLHSAFTVRKMSSGEGVERAFQTHSPLIESITVKRRGDVRRAKLYYLRELSGKKARIKEKLAK from the coding sequence ATGAGCAACATTATTAAACAGCTCGAAGAAGAGCAAATGAAGCAGGACGTACCTGCGTTCGCACCTGGTGATACAGTAGTAGTACAGGTTAGAGTAAAAGAAGGTAACCGTGAGCGTCTACAGGCGTTTGAAGGTGTGGTAATTGCTAAGCGTAACCGTGGTTTACACTCTGCATTTACTGTACGTAAAATGTCAAGCGGTGAAGGCGTAGAGCGTGCATTCCAAACTCATAGCCCGCTAATTGAAAGCATTACTGTTAAGCGTCGTGGTGACGTTCGTCGTGCTAAGCTTTACTACCTACGTGAACTTTCTGGTAAGAAAGCACGTATTAAAGAAAAGTTGGCTAAATAA
- the lgt gene encoding prolipoprotein diacylglyceryl transferase produces MVSTPLQFPEIDPIAISIGPLAVRWYGLMYLFGFLFALWLGGRLADKPKSGWTRAEVSDLLFYCFIGVILGGRVGYVLFYQFPHFLDDPLYLFKIWTGGMSFHGGLLGVITAMLWFAKKTKRHFFTVADFIAPLIPFGLATGRLGNFINGELWGRATDMPWGMVFPSGGPIARHPSQLYEFALEGVLLLLLLLAYAKRKPPMGAVSGAFLLGYGCFRFIIEFFREPDSHLGLLSFGMSMGQILSLPMIIFGGIFIAWAYRRVGKERTA; encoded by the coding sequence ATTGTGTCTACACCTTTGCAATTTCCCGAGATAGACCCTATTGCTATCAGCATCGGGCCTCTCGCTGTACGCTGGTATGGCTTAATGTACCTATTTGGTTTCTTGTTTGCTTTATGGCTAGGTGGCCGTCTCGCAGATAAACCAAAAAGTGGCTGGACCCGTGCCGAAGTCAGTGACTTATTGTTTTATTGTTTTATCGGGGTGATTTTAGGTGGCCGAGTGGGTTATGTATTATTTTACCAATTCCCGCATTTTTTAGACGATCCCCTCTACCTATTTAAGATTTGGACTGGTGGCATGTCCTTCCATGGCGGCTTGTTAGGTGTGATTACCGCCATGCTATGGTTTGCTAAAAAGACTAAGCGGCATTTCTTTACTGTTGCCGACTTTATTGCTCCCTTGATTCCTTTTGGTTTAGCCACGGGTCGTTTAGGCAACTTCATCAATGGTGAGTTATGGGGCAGGGCTACCGATATGCCTTGGGGCATGGTTTTTCCAAGCGGTGGCCCCATCGCCAGACACCCTTCGCAGCTCTATGAATTTGCCTTAGAGGGCGTGCTGCTGTTACTGCTGTTATTGGCTTACGCTAAACGTAAACCACCTATGGGGGCTGTTTCTGGCGCCTTCTTATTGGGCTATGGTTGCTTCCGCTTTATTATTGAATTCTTCCGCGAACCTGATAGTCACCTAGGCTTGTTAAGTTTTGGCATGAGTATGGGGCAGATATTGTCGTTACCGATGATAATTTTTGGTGGAATATTTATCGCTTGGGCTTATCGCCGCGTGGGTAAAGAGAGAACTGCATGA
- the mutH gene encoding DNA mismatch repair endonuclease MutH has product MLAKPKSEAELLQRAQSLAGFSLGELAQREGFSIPKNLKREKGWGGQLIEWCLGASAGSKPIQDFPELGIELKTIPIDSQGKPLESTYVCITPLCQVTGLTWHSSNVYNKLSRVLWIPILAERQIPVEQRVVATPLLWSPSAAQEQLLREDWEELMDMIAFGQIEQITARHGQVLQLRPKAANNKARTDAIGPNGQIIQTLPRGYYLKTRFTAELLRQHFQL; this is encoded by the coding sequence ATGCTAGCCAAACCCAAAAGCGAAGCCGAATTATTACAACGCGCTCAATCTCTAGCCGGCTTTAGCCTGGGTGAACTGGCGCAGCGTGAAGGTTTTAGCATCCCTAAAAACCTAAAACGAGAAAAGGGCTGGGGAGGTCAACTGATCGAATGGTGTTTGGGAGCCAGCGCTGGCAGTAAACCCATTCAAGACTTTCCCGAACTAGGTATAGAACTAAAAACCATTCCCATTGATAGCCAAGGTAAACCGCTGGAAAGTACTTACGTATGCATTACCCCGCTATGTCAGGTCACCGGGCTTACTTGGCACAGCAGTAATGTGTATAACAAGCTATCCCGAGTACTGTGGATCCCCATTTTAGCCGAGCGGCAGATCCCTGTTGAGCAACGCGTTGTGGCCACCCCTTTACTTTGGAGCCCCAGCGCTGCCCAAGAACAGTTACTGCGCGAAGATTGGGAAGAACTGATGGATATGATCGCCTTTGGCCAAATCGAGCAGATCACCGCTCGCCATGGTCAAGTATTGCAATTACGCCCCAAAGCCGCTAACAACAAGGCTCGAACCGATGCCATTGGCCCCAATGGTCAAATAATTCAAACCCTGCCACGCGGTTATTATCTCAAAACTCGCTTCACCGCCGAGCTGTTACGTCAACACTTCCAACTATAA
- a CDS encoding isoamylase early set domain-containing protein codes for MPLKKQYLKSKPEVKVTFEVEKEATQDAEQIFLLAEFNQWQPIEMSKLKSGKFKTVVNVPTDQQDAYQFKYKLCLEGGAEAYDNDWEADAYQPNGVDGDNSVLQVAQ; via the coding sequence ATGCCATTGAAGAAGCAATACTTAAAATCAAAACCAGAAGTCAAAGTCACATTTGAAGTTGAGAAAGAAGCCACTCAAGATGCCGAACAGATTTTTCTGCTGGCAGAGTTTAACCAGTGGCAACCCATCGAAATGAGCAAATTGAAAAGTGGGAAATTCAAGACTGTAGTAAACGTTCCTACCGATCAACAAGATGCTTACCAGTTCAAATACAAATTGTGTTTGGAAGGTGGAGCGGAGGCTTACGACAACGACTGGGAAGCCGATGCTTATCAACCTAATGGCGTGGATGGTGACAATTCTGTATTACAAGTCGCCCAGTAA
- the rimM gene encoding ribosome maturation factor RimM (Essential for efficient processing of 16S rRNA) has product MSNNQQPIVIGRLGAVYGIKGWLKVNSFTEDAEAVFNYQPWLIGRSGEYTSIEVTEWRRHSKSFIVKLAGFDVREQAQSLTGMDIAALPESLPELAEDEYYWRDLIDMQVVNRSGYNLGQVTDLMETGSNDVLVVKANLKDAFGKKERLIPFVESQIIDNVDRESQTITVDWDPSF; this is encoded by the coding sequence ATGAGCAACAATCAACAGCCCATCGTCATAGGCCGCTTAGGTGCTGTTTACGGCATTAAAGGTTGGCTTAAAGTTAACTCGTTCACCGAAGATGCAGAAGCTGTATTTAACTATCAGCCTTGGTTGATAGGTCGTTCTGGCGAATATACTTCAATTGAAGTGACAGAATGGCGGCGTCACAGTAAATCTTTCATCGTTAAGCTTGCGGGCTTTGATGTAAGAGAACAAGCGCAGAGTTTAACCGGGATGGATATTGCGGCTTTGCCGGAAAGTCTACCTGAATTGGCTGAAGACGAGTACTACTGGCGTGATCTTATCGACATGCAAGTGGTTAACCGAAGCGGCTATAACTTAGGGCAAGTGACCGATTTAATGGAAACTGGCTCGAATGATGTCTTGGTTGTGAAGGCCAATTTAAAAGATGCCTTTGGCAAAAAAGAACGGTTAATTCCGTTCGTAGAGTCTCAGATAATTGATAACGTCGATCGCGAGTCTCAAACTATTACTGTTGATTGGGATCCTAGTTTCTAG
- a CDS encoding acetamidase/formamidase family protein: MLAALPYAPTAHMGRMKPEQAKVAAEEGARTVPPREHGGNCDIKDLSRGSKIYFPVYVKDAGLSVGDLHFSQGDGEITFCGAIEMAGWIHLRVKLIKDGMAKYAIKNPIFKPSPITPRYDDYLIFEGISVDENGKQHYLDANVAYRQACLNAIEYLKKFGYSGAQAYSLLGTAPVQGHLSGVVDVPNSCATLWLPTDIFEFDIKPNAEGPTKYLDGSVDMPLAPDLDK; encoded by the coding sequence ATGTTAGCGGCCTTGCCTTACGCGCCTACCGCTCACATGGGACGGATGAAGCCCGAGCAAGCTAAAGTAGCGGCAGAAGAAGGCGCACGTACGGTGCCGCCTCGTGAGCACGGTGGTAACTGCGACATTAAAGACTTGTCTCGTGGCTCTAAGATTTACTTCCCGGTATATGTGAAAGACGCGGGTCTGTCGGTGGGCGATTTACACTTTAGCCAAGGCGATGGTGAGATTACCTTCTGTGGCGCGATTGAAATGGCCGGTTGGATCCACTTACGAGTGAAACTGATCAAAGATGGTATGGCTAAGTACGCCATTAAAAACCCTATCTTTAAGCCTAGCCCGATCACGCCTCGTTACGACGATTACTTGATCTTTGAAGGTATATCGGTAGATGAGAATGGCAAGCAGCATTACCTCGATGCTAACGTGGCTTATCGTCAGGCCTGTTTAAATGCTATTGAGTATCTGAAGAAGTTTGGTTACAGCGGTGCGCAGGCCTACTCGCTACTGGGTACTGCGCCGGTGCAAGGTCACTTGAGCGGGGTGGTGGATGTGCCTAACTCCTGCGCCACTTTATGGTTGCCTACCGACATCTTTGAATTTGATATTAAACCGAATGCCGAAGGGCCAACTAAGTACCTCGACGGTAGTGTTGATATGCCTTTAGCGCCTGATCTAGATAAATAA
- a CDS encoding thymidylate synthase: MKQYLELCQRIVDEGIWVENERTGKRCLTVINADLEYDVANNQFPLVTTRKSYWKAAIAELLGYIRGLDNAADFKALGTPTWLANANENQAWLNNPARKGENDMGRVYGVQGRSWRKPDGGSIDQLRKIVDDLSQGIDDRGEILSFYNPGEFHLGCLRPCMHTHTFSLLGDTLYLTSSQRSCDVPLGQNFNQIQVFTFLALMAQITGHKPGKAYHKIVNAHIYEDQLSLMKEVQLKREPYASPQLHINPDIKTLEDLETWVTLDDFEVSGYQYHDAIAYPFSV; the protein is encoded by the coding sequence ATGAAACAGTATTTGGAGCTTTGTCAGCGGATCGTTGATGAAGGTATTTGGGTAGAAAACGAACGCACTGGTAAGCGTTGCTTAACGGTGATTAACGCAGATTTGGAGTATGATGTAGCCAATAATCAATTTCCTCTGGTGACTACCCGAAAAAGCTATTGGAAAGCGGCTATTGCCGAGCTATTGGGTTACATTCGCGGTTTAGATAATGCCGCCGACTTCAAAGCTCTAGGCACCCCTACCTGGTTGGCTAACGCCAATGAAAACCAAGCCTGGCTGAATAATCCTGCGCGTAAAGGTGAAAATGATATGGGGCGGGTTTATGGTGTACAAGGCCGCTCTTGGCGTAAACCCGATGGCGGCAGTATCGACCAGTTACGTAAAATTGTTGATGACTTGTCGCAAGGCATCGATGACCGTGGTGAGATCCTATCTTTTTACAACCCCGGTGAATTTCATCTAGGCTGTTTACGCCCTTGTATGCACACCCATACCTTTTCCTTATTGGGTGATACCTTGTATCTGACCTCATCACAGCGCTCTTGTGATGTGCCGCTTGGGCAAAATTTCAACCAGATCCAGGTGTTTACCTTCTTGGCTTTAATGGCGCAAATTACCGGGCACAAGCCGGGTAAGGCTTACCATAAGATTGTTAATGCGCACATTTATGAAGATCAGTTGTCATTGATGAAAGAGGTACAGTTGAAACGTGAGCCTTATGCTTCGCCGCAGCTGCATATTAACCCAGACATTAAAACCTTAGAAGATTTAGAAACCTGGGTGACCCTAGATGATTTTGAAGTCAGTGGTTACCAGTACCATGATGCGATAGCCTATCCCTTCTCGGTATAG
- a CDS encoding alternative ribosome-rescue factor A: MSKKKQLAAKPLAHQHGRGQINDNAIKALVTSQLFRSKVERPKKGKGSYNRKGHQLKGDAPFDILAKPSLVRLMQPVL; encoded by the coding sequence ATGAGTAAAAAGAAACAGCTTGCGGCTAAACCGCTTGCTCACCAGCACGGTCGTGGGCAAATCAACGACAACGCCATCAAGGCCTTGGTAACCAGTCAACTATTTAGAAGCAAAGTTGAACGGCCGAAAAAAGGTAAAGGTTCATATAACAGAAAGGGGCATCAGCTGAAGGGCGATGCCCCTTTTGACATCTTAGCTAAGCCATCTTTAGTGCGGCTGATGCAGCCAGTGTTGTAA
- the rppH gene encoding RNA pyrophosphohydrolase: MIDGDGYRPNVGIVICNQRGQVLWARRCGQHSWQFPQGGVDEGETAEQAMYRELHEEVGLLPKDVKILATTRHWLRYKLPKRLIRWDSPPVCIGQKQKWFLLRLVGKESNIKFDRCGHPEFDDWRWVSFWYPVRQVVSFKREVYRRALKEFVSTAMPFNRSEKSQGKDKRRRFKKRKGA, from the coding sequence GTGATTGATGGGGATGGTTATCGTCCCAACGTAGGCATCGTTATTTGTAATCAGCGTGGTCAAGTCTTGTGGGCCCGTCGATGTGGCCAACATTCATGGCAGTTTCCTCAGGGCGGAGTTGACGAGGGCGAAACCGCCGAACAAGCGATGTATCGTGAGTTGCATGAAGAAGTCGGCTTGTTGCCGAAAGATGTGAAAATTTTAGCAACAACCAGACATTGGCTGCGTTATAAGTTACCAAAACGCCTCATTCGTTGGGATAGTCCGCCTGTTTGTATCGGACAAAAACAAAAGTGGTTTTTGCTGCGTCTTGTTGGCAAAGAATCTAATATTAAATTTGATCGCTGTGGTCACCCTGAGTTTGATGATTGGCGCTGGGTGAGTTTTTGGTACCCGGTTCGCCAAGTGGTATCATTCAAGCGAGAAGTATATCGTCGCGCGCTAAAAGAGTTTGTGAGTACGGCTATGCCGTTTAATCGTTCCGAGAAAAGCCAAGGAAAAGACAAGCGGCGGCGCTTTAAAAAACGTAAGGGAGCATAG